The Antechinus flavipes isolate AdamAnt ecotype Samford, QLD, Australia chromosome X, AdamAnt_v2, whole genome shotgun sequence DNA window CGCCTCGGTCTCGGTCTCGGTCTCGGCCTTGGTCTTGGTCTCGGCTACGGTCTCGGGCTTGGCCTCGGTCTCGGCCTTGGCGCCGGTCTCGGCCTCGGCCCCAGAGCTGGGCCTTGGCTGCTCTTGGTCTGGCTTGGGCTCCCCCAGGGCTTCTTCGGGTTTGGGCACCGGAGCTGGCCCCGACATGGGTTCACCGGCTTGCATCTTGGTCAGTGGGAGCTAGACTTGCTAAGAAGTCCCTCTGACCGTAGGCACAAGCTCTGTGATACGTCTGCCTGCACGTGAAGGCGATAGCGACCACGATGCGAAAAAGACGCTAGCCTCACTGAGCAAACGACGCTAAGGTGAACGAGGCGCGCTACCCTTTCCCCCAACGGCACCCAGGGCGCAGGCGCTAAACAACGGCGGCGGCGACGTCgggtggggagggggtgagagcGCAGAGCGGGTCAGGGAGAAGGGCGCCAACCGAGGGCTTCTGAGCGCGCGGCGGCGCAGTCCAACTCACCTGTTACGCTGGGTGCTGGGCGTGCCCGCtgttactgttgctgctgctgctgttgttcctGCTCTCAGTGTCTCGGAGTTGCCGGAGGAGATAGTGGGAGCTAGGGCAGGTTCAGGAGAGCCGGAGCTGAAGTCAGCAGGCACCTTATAGCGCAGCTGGGGTCCCCGGAATATTCTCGCCTTTCCACTTGCCGAGCTGATGAGCCTCTCCCAGCTCGGGTGCCCCTGGACActaggctgggggggggggcgaggCCCTGCCTGGGACAGATTTGTCTGCCACCCCTCCTCCCACGAACCTTCCTGCTCGCCCCCCATTTCTGTCAACGTCCAGGAGCCCTAATTGTGCTAAGCCATTTTGGTTCCTGGCAGAATTAAGGCCAGCCTCCACATCCtccccagcccccctcccccctccccccaccgtCTTCTAAAAGCCCTTCACATAGGACAGAGGGTTCCAGATtctgagctgaaagggacctcagagaccacccCCTACATAGTCCAACCTCCTCCTTACATAGAAGAGGCAACTGAGGTCCCCCAGAGACCTGATGACGCCCCCAAAGCTCACGTACTGCCTGTGCCCAAGTCCTAAGCTCCCAACCCACTCCAATGCCCCAGCCCCTGCACTGCCCACCCCTCCCCCTAGCTCCTCTATTTCCTCAACATACAAAACTTCCAGGCACCCTACAGTCATCCACATCCTAGCCCAAGCCACATCTTCCATAATCTAGTCAGCCAGCATGGAGACCTCCAGCGAGGAAGAACCCGCTTACTCAGAGACAAGCCCAGTACGCTCGGAGGCAGCTCAGACCGGGGAGCTTTTTCCTGCCCTCTCTGCAGCTTCCTCCATCCCGGTTCGGCACTCTGGGCCCAAACCTAGCCAGCCCAAGCTATCCCCTATCTGACGCAAATACTGGAACACAACTACTCTCGACTCCCAGCGAGTCTTCCTTTAGCTAAACTCCCCAGTTCCCCTTCGCTATCCTGGAGGCCCTCTTGTGTGGACACTCGTGGTCTTTCCTAGAACTGAACCACACTACTCGGGATGAGGACTGCTGAGAGCAGAGGACTCTTGTCTTCCCATTGCTAGAAAACATCTCTCTTAATACAAATCTAGACCCCTCTGGCATTTATGGCTAGGATGGGGGTGCTTTGCCCctgtagaaattttaaaagcatgGCTGCAAAGCAAAAATTAAGAAACCCTATTAAATTCtcaaaacttttctttaaaaataggacGATTTCATCCTTGTAAGCAACTTCTGATTCGAAACACAGTTTATCTCTAATAGCCTAAGAGACTCTGGAGATCCCTAAAAACTTTAAAGGATTTGCCAGTGATCACAGAGCTAACAAGTGAGAATCAGGACTTGAACGCAGATTTCTTAGGCTCTGAGCCCTTTAAAACTCTGTCCAGCGACCTGTAATTTGCAAGAATGATTATAATTCATGAAAAGCATAAGCTTCCAGGTGACCCACTATTTCTGCACCCCCACATGAGCTCATCACTGGACTGTCCCTTCTTCATTGGATGGAAATGATCTCACAGGATCTCTCTGCTAGGCAAAAATCTGGCTTTaaactaggtagtacagtaggGAGCCTGGGAGCTAGGATGCAGGAGATGGGGCTCCCCATCCACATACCACACATCTACCCACTTGGGATTTCAATGACAATGTCACAGCTTCTTAACCTGCTGttcagaaactggaaaaaaaaaaaactatgggtaactgtatttcaatataattggtttcctttgtaataccccaccttttttttaagcatttaaaaactttttttctgaaaagagatCCATACACATTACCACATGACCAAAGGGATCTGAGACCGAGAGTCTGCTCTTGTCACATGCTGGCTTACCAATTTGGCATTCCTCAGCAATTGAACTCCATGGAGGAAAATAtcctaaatgtacaaaaatacttatggcAGCTTTTTTTTGGTGTGTGGCCACAAACTGGAAGCTAAGGGGGCACCCACCTCCTGAGGAAGATTGAacaaatggtatatgaatgtaatggaatactattgtgcctaagaaatgatgaaagggatggcTTCGGAGAGATCTGGGAAGTCGTATGAACTACTAATGTGCAGTGACATGAGTAAATAGGAGAATCATTTAAAATGTATCAACACCGGaagaatgaacaattttgaacGAATTAATGACTGACCCGACCATGATTCTAGAGCACCTGTGACAAAGCAAGTTACCCACCCATTTCCTGAGAGAAGTGATTGGCTGAAAATGTAGaatgggacacaaggttttggacATGTACAATATAGGAatctgttttgcttgattgaATGTTTGTTACGAGggcttttttcctgtcttttcaaGGGAGCCTTCAGGGGaagaaataaatgctagttgaaagtcaataaaatgtaatgaaaaataaaaccctgATCACCATGACGTGTGAGATTGTGAAATGAGATAAGGGAATGGGGTATTTCTTCTTCCATGAGGAAAGGAATAgcacctgttaaaaaaaaaatcttgatgcaATCATCCAAACTCAAGGGATGGAAGGTGGAAACCTTTCTATAACAGCACCACCCAGTGCCTAttgtaaagaaattaaattgaaagGCAGAAATTTACCCCTGGGAAAGCTGTGACtacaatcaataagtatttattaggaGTGCCAACTAgatatcagacactgtgctaagcactggggatttaaaagcaaaacagtAGATTCCTAgattgtcagagctggaaggaagcttAGCAGTTCCTGGAATGAGGGACTGAATGAATGatcaaataataaatgaatgaatgaatgaatgaaaaacttctattaagcacttactatgttccaagcactgtgctttggaaatataaaaagcaagGACTCCCTGCTTTTGTGTAACTCATATTTTAAttaagggagacaacatgtagaGGGGGGTTTCAACAGTAGAGCAGATGGAAAGACCTGGTAATGTTAGGGTTAGGCAATGGCAAAGCAGGTGGTAATACACCTTCTTGAGTGCCATTTCTACTTATAAAACCACCTCCTTTGATGATACTAAGCTTTTGTCTAAGGATTTGATGTTAAGGATTTGGTGATGAGAAGCTTTTTTAATGATAGTGGCAGGGAGTATCTCTCCACAGGTGATGTATCCTTAGATGATGATTGGACTATGTGTATGTGCTGGAAATAGGGCTAGTGACCTGGGGTGGGGGTGGCTCTTGAATGCAGTCAGGGCTCTGTCTCCACGTGGGTCTGAGAGAAGGTTAAGGTCAAAATGGTAGTCTGAGGGAGTCTGACGTTCCTGGAACATACTACCTCGGGTATACCAAGAAACTTTGTTGCTGGGGAGGCTGATTTTCTCCCTCATCAAAAAATGGGTCATTTGGTGGCTTGACATTTTAACTAAGCACCAGAGAGGTAGCATAATTTAGTAGCTAGAGCACTGACCTTAGAATCAACAAGTCCAGAGTTCAAATACTGTTTCTGAATCAGTGATTCACCTCCCCAGAATTGTAAATTATAAGGTCAGTTCTGAAAGCCTGATTTTAATGGGGATTGGCAGTGGAATGTGAAATGGTAACCCAATAAATAAGCAGATGCTTGCGGTAAAAGAGCTTTCGGTGGCGTCCCCAAATCATCGATCTGTAAGGCCAGATCTGGAAGGGCACCGAGAGATGATTTCCTAGGTAACTCTTTCCCCTTTAGCACTGTAGGGAAGCCTGTGCCAGATCCTGTGGCAGAATAATGTTGTTAAATGCGTGCAATATAACAagtgattacaaaggaaaccaatgataCCTACTTACAGTtgtcaaaacatttaaaaaaaaaaaaggccatagACGATAGGTTGGGAGCCCTTGATTCTAGtccaattcattcattcttaaagagaaaaTGGGAGGAGGGTGACTTTAGCCAAGGTTACAGAGAAAAGCTTATTTAAGTCTTATGGAAACTGAGTTTGAGCAAAAGTGGGATTAAAGAGAACTCAATTTTCATCCATTCAACATAGATTTTAGAGCCGGAAGGGGCCTCAGAGAGGACTTTGTTTAAATCCCTCATTTTCTAGAGGGTATCTTTAAAAAGCATGGACTAAAACCAAGTCTTTTTTCTCCCACCCAATCCCAAGTTCTTTCAGTCAGGTTgctgaaattgaaattgaaacccctccttccttccctccctccctcccagaccTAGAGCAGCAGTCTCATGACTCAGGACAAGCAGTTTAGCAGGACCCCCTTACTGTTTCCAGGGCCACCCTGCCCTTCCCCTTTATGGAGACACCAAGTGGAAGCGTCCATTTCTGCAACTGCTTGCCACTGATCTTCCCTCTGGCCAGCAGTCATGATGCCCTCTGTTCCAGGGAAAACAGAATGGAATATAAAAGACCACTCCTGTTGGCATTGAGGGGACCATGACTGTCAGCCACCGCTGCCTTCctgtttcttcttcccttttgatAGGAACGGGATTAGAGTGAGAGTGAGCGCCTTCTTGCCCTCACTGTCCCCAATCTGGCAACCATtctgccccctcctccccaatacCATCCTTCCTCCTTACAGGAAGGAGTCCAAGTGGTATGATCTGGTCTGGGACTATTATTCAGTTCAGTTCCGTAATCTAAGGGATGCTGAGCAAAGGGTTTAACTGATACTTGTCTAATTAATTAGATTGAATTAAATGCCACTGTCCTTAGGCCACCTCACCCAACTGGATCTAGTCAAAGTCCCTGGACCTCAGATGCAGAATCGCCAACAAAACAGTGTCTTTGTGTCCAATCTGCATCATGTGCAGTGCTCCACTGATGGAAGTACACAGGCATTTCTAGAGATCCTGTTGAAACTTCGGTGCTTTAATAGGGAACACAGCAATGCCAGAGTCCTCCTAGTAAAGCTGCCTGTGAGATGAGAGACTGCAGATGTTGAACGTGGTGCTCGTGTGCTCGTGGCGGGCTGCTAAGTCAGCAGTGGttgtttaaaaattcttctaacaggaagggaggagggagtgaCGAGAGAATGAAAGGCAACAATGACATTTTCGGAAACAGCGCTTGACATCCCCGAATtgtggatttagagctagaactTCAGGTGTCATCCACTCCAGAACTGTGAAATGATTTGCTCCACAAGTAAAAAGCagcagaacactgggaaacagGACCCAGGTATTGTGACTCCAGACCAACAGTTTTTGGCAAATAAGATTACCTTGTCTTATTTGCATGTCCTTTTATATgacaaaatttacaaaaaaaaagtttttaaaatttcccctatTTATTCATTTACCCTCTAAACCCCCAAACCTGACTATTTCCTCTGGTGAACACTTCTTTCCAACCCTGATTGTCCCTTTGGGGTCCAATCAATTCAAGTAAGCCCAGCCTGGAAAGGCTGTGCTGCCTTCAATGCCCAGCCTTTACCCCTAGCGTGGACATTAAGTCCCACAAGCCGCAGCTCTTTCTAGATCTCAGCTTGAAGCCAACCCGAGAAGTGTTCGCAATGACAAATCCTTGTTGTCTATCTACCTCCCCCACCCACCCCatgcttcccctcccctcccccccccctccccccatgtaAGCTTCTTCAGGTCAAGAgactattttccttctatttgtattcttagcCCCCAGCTCAATGCCTGATACCCAAAgcaatgcttgttgaattggtCAATCTGTTTATCTCCCAGTATGGATTCTTATATTGTCAAGGGTGGTCTTTTGAAACTGTAGGTTTTGCTCCCCTAGCTCCTTATTTGGACTTGCAGCAAGTAGAAAGGAAGCTCGCATTTTTCTTCACTCTTCCCAATGGTTTTCTTGAAAATCTTTGAGACCTCAGAGCACAGCCTTCTTTCTGGCAGCTCCTGAGAGTTGGGCTGAAGCCAAGGGCAGGGTCgggatgaggaaagtgaagctgTGGAGAGATTGGGATGAAATGCTTCTATGACCCAAGCGATGCCTTGAAGCTTTGTTGAGAACAGAAAGTTAACGTGGATGTTAATCTCACTCTTCCCTGGAATCCTCCTCTTTTACCTCTTCGTGGTAATGGGCCTGAACTCTCGAAGGCTCTTCCAAAGTCCTCCGCCAGGCTCTAAAGGCTTTGGGTAGGGACCCAGCGATAGACTCACAGTCTTGTTCAGGCACCGGTCTAGCTGTGTTTGGGGAGGCCCATTACCAGGTTGGCAGCAGTGTGATTGATTGTTTTGGCCAGAGTATATCTGAAAGACCATCTACTGAGTTTCTGGGAATCTTCGTTCTGTGTTGGTCCAAGGGGAGAGCACCCACAGTGGTGACTGAAGTGATATATTGAAATTAATATCAGatgataaaataatttgataatctAATTGCTGGGAACTCTATCTCCTGACTGAATGACTGCTCTTGGTTCTCTAAGACCAGAAGAAGCAAATGGACCCAGAGGTGAGTTATTGGCCTATTGTAGACCCAGGCTATAAGAACACAGTCCTGAAACCCTCTGGGATGCCTCTGAGGCTACTCAGTCACTCTCCTCTACTTTGGGGCGCTTGTTTTCCTGCAAGAAATCATGGATAGCTGTGGTAAGTCCCCAGGTCACACAGGAACGTAGGATGACTAAAGAACCGCCTCGATAGAGCAGAAACAGCTTTCGTCCTCTATCCTCCCAAACGGCCTGAGCAGAAGCCCACAGGCCGGGTGCTTCCTGCCAACCTACCTGTGACTGCATGTTGGCAACTAGGACACTGAGTGGGTAAAGCAGTAGACATGTGAGGGTCCCATTGACACTGCCAGATACGAGAGCCGGGATCCAGAAGGGCAAACCTTGTTCTGTCAGGCCGTCTCGGATGGGATCTTTGAAAGAGAAGTAGAGAGCACTTCCCAGACTGTTTCTCAGAAGGACAGGAAAGAAGCCTCGATAGTAGCCCATGGCTAGCCGTTCCCAGAAGCTATAGGAGTTGAATTCCTGTAGAATGCTGGAGGTGCTGGGGAAGCGGGCATCCTTCCGTCCATCTTGAAGCACATTCTGTACTCGTTCGAAGGGGGTCAACACTACAGCTTCCGCTGCCCCTGACAGGAACCCAGCGACCCAGCGCTGCCATAGCCTGGAGTGTCCGGTGGGAGAGAGAGCTTGGAGCAGGTTGTCGTGAGTGCCGAAGAGCAGGGTCCCCTGCAGGGTCTTGGCCAGAAGGGGTGGGTAGATTCCTCGGTAGAAGCGGCGAGGGCCCTCCTGGTGCAGCTGATTGACGGCCTCCGGCACAGACACGGCATGGATCTGCTGGCGGAACACGAGCTTGTAGATGGGAAAGGTCACAAATGTCGACAGGAAGCTGGAGATGGCTCCGAGGGTGTAGCTTCGAGAGTGCCAACGGTTGTCTTCTGAGCTCTTTTCTGTTTTGACTTCTTCCGGTTCTTCGTGGGAAACCTCAGGCTGCTCCTCCATGCTGGTAACAACAGGCTCGGGCTGAAAATAACtgacaaagagggaaaaagacagtTGAGTCGAATTGGCTGTTAAATGGTTTTGCTATAGACCAAGCTCCTGA harbors:
- the SLC25A53 gene encoding solute carrier family 25 member 53, producing MEEQPEVSHEEPEEVKTEKSSEDNRWHSRSYTLGAISSFLSTFVTFPIYKLVFRQQIHAVSVPEAVNQLHQEGPRRFYRGIYPPLLAKTLQGTLLFGTHDNLLQALSPTGHSRLWQRWVAGFLSGAAEAVVLTPFERVQNVLQDGRKDARFPSTSSILQEFNSYSFWERLAMGYYRGFFPVLLRNSLGSALYFSFKDPIRDGLTEQGLPFWIPALVSGSVNGTLTCLLLYPLSVLVANMQSQVGWQEAPGLWASAQAVWEDRGRKLFLLYRGGSLVILRSCVTWGLTTAIHDFLQENKRPKVEESD